A genome region from Mesorhizobium sp. B2-1-8 includes the following:
- a CDS encoding PLP-dependent aminotransferase family protein, with translation MLQDLRLAEDESPVYRRLADAIAERIAAGTLAVGDRLPPQREIARALGINVTTVTRALSTLQEQGLLEARPGRGTTVAARDVVERPGFVSAPSDQTGIIDLSVNRPPTSAYLDAVAALLPRLSKDRHYAALQDYHPPEGPLWGRAPIADWLKSVAGDGDPGRVVLAAGAQHGLDCVLGAVTRQGEVVLADEVTYQGINALCRVHGLDLRGVAMDRGGMRPDAFDAACVQLRPRAVFLVPTLHNPTTITLSEERRHQLAAVARRHNVLIIEDDVYRPLADDPPPSFASLEPELTIHLGALSKCLAPGLRLGFVIAPRPIAGQIAAALRINCWSISPLTALIGARLIEEGAAARIIEIQKQELRQRQTILSEILGRFDIQAHPTSTHAWLRLPEPWRGAGFARTCLERGVAVLPGDAFAVGREPVQHGVRINVGAARSQDDLRSALTTMAELLAAGHLQLPGFV, from the coding sequence ATGCTTCAAGATCTTCGCCTCGCGGAGGATGAAAGTCCGGTCTACCGCCGTCTTGCCGACGCGATCGCGGAACGCATCGCCGCCGGCACGCTCGCGGTCGGCGATCGGCTGCCGCCGCAGCGCGAGATCGCGCGGGCGCTGGGCATCAACGTCACCACGGTAACGCGTGCGCTCTCGACCCTGCAGGAGCAGGGCCTGCTCGAGGCGCGCCCTGGACGCGGCACGACCGTCGCCGCCCGTGACGTCGTCGAGCGGCCCGGCTTTGTATCGGCGCCGAGCGACCAGACTGGCATCATAGACCTTTCCGTGAACCGGCCGCCCACTTCCGCCTATCTCGATGCGGTCGCAGCGTTGCTGCCGCGCCTTTCCAAGGACCGGCACTATGCCGCGCTGCAGGATTACCATCCGCCGGAAGGACCGCTCTGGGGACGCGCGCCCATAGCCGACTGGCTGAAATCCGTCGCCGGCGATGGCGACCCGGGCCGCGTCGTTCTGGCCGCCGGCGCCCAGCACGGCCTGGACTGCGTTCTCGGTGCCGTCACCAGGCAAGGGGAGGTCGTGCTCGCCGACGAGGTGACTTACCAGGGTATCAACGCGCTCTGCCGCGTGCACGGGCTCGACTTGCGGGGCGTCGCCATGGATCGCGGCGGCATGCGCCCCGATGCCTTCGACGCCGCCTGCGTGCAATTGCGTCCGCGCGCGGTGTTCCTGGTGCCGACGTTGCACAATCCGACGACGATCACGCTGAGCGAGGAGCGCCGGCACCAGCTTGCCGCGGTCGCCCGGCGCCACAACGTGCTGATCATCGAGGACGACGTCTACCGGCCGCTGGCCGATGATCCGCCGCCGTCATTCGCCAGTCTTGAGCCCGAATTGACGATCCATCTCGGCGCGCTGTCGAAATGCCTGGCGCCGGGCCTGCGGCTCGGCTTCGTCATCGCCCCGCGCCCGATCGCCGGTCAGATCGCGGCGGCGCTGCGCATCAACTGCTGGAGCATCAGCCCATTGACGGCGCTGATCGGCGCGAGGCTGATCGAGGAGGGGGCGGCGGCCCGCATCATCGAGATCCAGAAACAGGAGCTGCGCCAGCGCCAGACGATCCTGAGCGAGATCCTCGGCCGCTTCGACATCCAGGCGCATCCGACATCGACCCATGCCTGGTTGCGCCTGCCCGAGCCCTGGCGCGGCGCCGGCTTTGCTCGCACCTGCCTGGAACGCGGCGTGGCCGTGCTACCGGGCGATGCCTTCGCGGTCGGGCGCGAGCCGGTGCAGCATGGCGTGCGCATCAATGTCGGCGCCGCGCGTTCC
- a CDS encoding ABC transporter ATP-binding protein, with amino-acid sequence MSTGQAAMPAAPAMVSLAAPATSAAGRGFVEFTDVEKSYDGRTFAVTRMNLTVARGEFLTLLGPSGSGKTTTLNMLAGFERPTRGTITLEGRPVDRLPPYQRNIGMVFQNYALFPHMTVEENVAFPLSVRQVSKADIAARVARALDMVRLRQFGDRRPSQLSGGQQQRVALARALVFQPSLVLMDEPLGALDKKLREHMQLEIKQLHTMLGVTVVYVTHDQSEALTMSDRVAVFNQGGIAQLGSPDDLYNTPQTSFVASFIGENNTLDGVIDRVSGKECRVRLNGGGELTALAVGVTQGAACHVAIRPERLTLAAAPAVGNALSATVDGRIYLGDHLRLLARLANDQVLTVKVGPEATMANGEAVTVSCAPYDCRAFPADAGRGGAIPKQGKTT; translated from the coding sequence ATGAGCACCGGCCAGGCCGCTATGCCGGCCGCCCCGGCCATGGTCTCGCTTGCCGCTCCGGCCACCAGTGCCGCCGGCCGGGGGTTTGTCGAGTTCACCGACGTCGAGAAATCCTATGACGGCCGCACCTTCGCGGTGACGCGGATGAACCTCACCGTAGCACGCGGCGAATTCCTGACGCTGCTAGGCCCTTCCGGCTCTGGCAAGACGACGACGCTCAACATGCTCGCTGGCTTCGAGCGGCCGACGCGTGGCACGATCACGCTGGAAGGCCGGCCTGTCGACCGCCTGCCTCCTTATCAGCGCAACATCGGCATGGTGTTCCAGAACTATGCTCTGTTCCCGCACATGACGGTCGAGGAGAATGTCGCCTTCCCCCTGTCCGTCCGCCAGGTGAGCAAGGCTGATATCGCAGCCCGCGTGGCGCGCGCGCTCGACATGGTGCGGCTCAGGCAGTTCGGCGATCGCCGGCCGTCGCAGCTTTCCGGCGGCCAGCAGCAGCGCGTGGCGCTTGCCCGCGCGCTGGTTTTCCAGCCGAGCCTGGTGCTGATGGACGAGCCGCTGGGCGCGCTCGACAAGAAATTGCGCGAGCACATGCAGCTCGAGATCAAGCAGTTGCACACCATGCTCGGCGTCACCGTCGTCTATGTCACGCACGACCAGAGCGAGGCGCTGACGATGTCAGACCGCGTCGCCGTCTTCAACCAGGGCGGCATCGCTCAGCTCGGCTCACCCGACGACCTATACAACACACCGCAAACCTCGTTCGTGGCGAGCTTCATCGGCGAGAACAACACGCTGGACGGAGTCATCGACCGCGTTTCAGGCAAAGAGTGCCGCGTCAGGCTGAATGGCGGCGGAGAACTCACCGCTTTGGCTGTCGGGGTGACGCAAGGCGCTGCCTGTCACGTCGCCATCCGGCCGGAGCGGCTCACCCTCGCGGCGGCACCCGCCGTCGGCAACGCGCTCTCAGCAACCGTCGACGGGCGCATCTATCTTGGCGACCATCTGCGCCTCCTAGCCAGACTCGCCAACGACCAGGTGCTGACCGTGAAGGTCGGTCCCGAAGCGACGATGGCAAACGGCGAGGCCGTGACGGTCTCCTGCGCGCCCTATGATTGCCGTGCCTTTCCGGCCGATGCCGGAAGGGGGGGCGCCATTCCAAAACAGGGGAAGACGACATGA
- a CDS encoding ABC transporter substrate-binding protein, with amino-acid sequence MKYVRKYLIALAAATAVMTIGHAALAEELSIMASGGAWQDAQRKAWFEPFSKETGAKILEQEYLGDLGKVKAMVETGNVPIDLVTVETATVLQGCDAGILERLDYSKIAPRDKFIQGSALDCGVGLDTYGDILAYDPTVLKEAPTSVLDLFDIKKFPGKRAMRKFPAQNLEWALMADGVAPADVYKVLATPEGADRAFKKLDTIKKDIVWWDAGAQPAQLLASKEVVMTTAWNGRIQNAIDTDKKPFKIVWNDQILEYDMISIPKGARNPELAYKYLAYISKPENNAKLASYITYGPVRTDAASFVAADALPKLPNAPDHLKGAYLVADTEFWGDYGEDLVKRFNAWLAQ; translated from the coding sequence ATGAAATATGTGAGGAAATATCTCATCGCGCTCGCGGCCGCCACGGCGGTCATGACGATCGGCCACGCCGCCCTCGCCGAGGAGCTCTCCATCATGGCGAGCGGCGGCGCCTGGCAGGACGCGCAGCGCAAGGCCTGGTTCGAGCCGTTCAGCAAGGAGACCGGCGCCAAGATCCTCGAGCAGGAATATCTCGGCGATCTCGGCAAGGTCAAAGCCATGGTCGAGACCGGCAACGTGCCCATCGATCTTGTGACGGTGGAGACCGCGACCGTGCTCCAGGGTTGTGACGCCGGCATCCTTGAGCGGCTCGATTATTCCAAGATCGCGCCGCGCGACAAATTCATCCAAGGCTCGGCGCTCGATTGTGGTGTCGGGCTCGACACTTACGGCGACATCCTCGCCTATGATCCGACGGTGCTCAAGGAGGCGCCGACCTCGGTCCTCGACCTCTTCGACATCAAAAAATTCCCAGGCAAGCGGGCCATGCGCAAATTCCCGGCGCAGAACCTCGAATGGGCGCTGATGGCCGACGGCGTGGCGCCTGCCGATGTCTACAAGGTGCTGGCAACGCCAGAAGGCGCCGACCGCGCCTTCAAGAAGCTCGACACCATCAAGAAGGACATCGTCTGGTGGGATGCCGGCGCGCAGCCGGCGCAGCTTCTCGCCTCCAAGGAAGTAGTGATGACCACGGCCTGGAACGGCCGCATCCAGAACGCCATCGACACCGATAAGAAGCCGTTCAAGATCGTCTGGAACGACCAGATCCTCGAATACGACATGATCAGCATTCCGAAGGGCGCGCGCAATCCGGAGCTTGCCTACAAGTACCTCGCCTATATTAGCAAGCCCGAGAACAACGCCAAGCTCGCCAGCTACATCACCTACGGACCGGTGCGCACCGACGCCGCGTCCTTCGTGGCGGCGGACGCGCTGCCGAAGCTGCCCAACGCTCCGGACCATCTCAAGGGCGCCTATCTTGTCGCCGACACCGAGTTCTGGGGCGACTATGGTGAGGATCTCGTCAAGCGCTTCAACGCCTGGCTTGCCCAGTAG